In Methanocaldococcus lauensis, a single genomic region encodes these proteins:
- a CDS encoding methylated-DNA--[protein]-cysteine S-methyltransferase produces the protein MKYYIVHIEDYFIGMIFKGNQLVRNTIPLRKEEIFKFFNGKIIENPEGKYLKTAEILLKLYFGEMDDKEARNIINYKLEVPEFTKKVLEIVKNIEFGETICYGDIAKKLNTSPRAVGISLKRNPLPLIIPCHRVVAKNSLGGYSYGVEKKKFILERERLKKMRKN, from the coding sequence ATGAAATATTATATAGTTCATATTGAAGATTATTTCATTGGGATGATATTTAAAGGTAATCAATTGGTTAGGAATACTATTCCTTTGAGAAAAGAGGAAATATTTAAATTTTTTAATGGAAAGATTATAGAAAATCCAGAAGGCAAATATTTAAAAACTGCTGAAATTTTATTAAAACTATACTTTGGAGAAATGGATGATAAAGAAGCGAGAAATATAATAAATTACAAATTGGAAGTTCCAGAATTTACTAAAAAAGTCTTGGAGATTGTTAAGAATATTGAATTTGGAGAAACTATTTGTTATGGAGACATTGCCAAAAAACTAAATACATCTCCAAGAGCTGTAGGAATATCTTTAAAAAGAAATCCTTTACCTTTAATAATACCTTGCCACAGAGTTGTTGCTAAAAATTCTTTAGGAGGATATTCTTATGGAGTAGAAAAGAAAAAATTTATATTAGAACGAGAACGATTAAAGAAAATGAGAAAAAATTAA
- a CDS encoding tRNA pseudouridine(54/55) synthase Pus10, with protein sequence MEIINYEILKKYPLCDRCFGRLYAKLLHATNIERGRALKLYKALELEAKIKKAKEEGIDYKEELELLKVLVRSGFNKIRLKEVLDENIEKENCPWCRNIFDKQKIDRLLNKTIELLKDYDFDTFLIGTHIPNEIKELEKEIETEFMESIKQEFGREFGKLLAVKLNKMPNKEYPDIVVHINPYTEEIYLQVNPLFIKGRYRKLVRGIPQTRWPCRKCRGKGCEVCNYTGKKYPISVEEIVAKPFLEATKGTDAKFHGAGREDIDVRMLGDGRPFVLEIKEPKIRKIDLNKIAEEVNKDGRVEILNLEFGKREDKVLIKNTPHKKTYRALVECSEKINEEELKLLEKELENRTIYQKTPKRVLHRRADLVRIRKVYKVKVNKVDDNHFEMIIYCDGGLYIKELISGDDGRTNPSVSSILNKQCICKELDVLKVHDDENNEKININNIEGGNNGRNE encoded by the coding sequence ATGGAAATTATAAATTATGAAATATTAAAAAAGTATCCACTCTGTGATAGATGTTTTGGAAGATTATATGCTAAGTTGTTACATGCAACAAACATTGAGAGAGGTAGAGCTTTAAAATTATACAAGGCCTTAGAACTTGAAGCAAAAATAAAGAAAGCTAAGGAGGAAGGAATTGACTATAAAGAAGAGTTAGAATTATTAAAAGTTTTAGTAAGAAGTGGTTTTAATAAAATAAGGTTGAAAGAAGTTTTAGATGAAAATATAGAAAAGGAAAACTGCCCTTGGTGTAGGAATATATTTGATAAACAAAAAATTGATAGGTTATTAAATAAAACTATTGAACTTTTGAAAGATTACGATTTTGATACTTTTTTAATTGGAACTCACATTCCTAATGAAATTAAAGAACTTGAAAAAGAGATTGAAACAGAGTTTATGGAAAGTATAAAACAAGAATTTGGTAGAGAGTTTGGTAAATTATTGGCGGTTAAATTAAACAAAATGCCAAATAAGGAGTATCCAGACATAGTTGTTCATATAAATCCATATACTGAAGAGATTTATTTGCAGGTTAATCCATTATTTATAAAAGGTAGATACAGGAAATTAGTTAGAGGGATTCCACAAACAAGATGGCCGTGTAGAAAGTGTAGAGGAAAAGGTTGCGAAGTTTGTAATTACACAGGGAAGAAATATCCAATATCTGTGGAGGAAATCGTTGCAAAACCATTCTTAGAGGCAACAAAAGGAACCGATGCAAAATTTCATGGTGCAGGAAGAGAAGATATAGATGTTAGGATGCTTGGAGATGGGCGACCTTTTGTCTTAGAAATTAAAGAACCAAAAATAAGAAAAATTGATTTAAATAAAATTGCTGAAGAGGTTAATAAAGATGGAAGAGTTGAGATTTTAAATTTAGAATTTGGTAAAAGAGAGGATAAAGTTTTAATAAAAAATACTCCTCATAAAAAGACATATAGAGCATTAGTTGAATGTTCTGAAAAAATAAATGAGGAAGAATTAAAACTCCTTGAAAAAGAACTTGAAAATAGAACCATATATCAAAAAACTCCTAAAAGGGTTTTGCATAGAAGGGCTGATTTGGTAAGAATCCGTAAGGTATATAAAGTTAAAGTTAATAAAGTAGATGACAATCATTTTGAGATGATTATATATTGCGATGGTGGATTATATATTAAGGAATTAATTAGTGGAGATGATGGAAGAACAAATCCATCAGTCTCATCTATATTAAATAAACAATGTATTTGTAAAGAGTTGGATGTTTTAAAAGTTCATGATGATGAAAACAATGAAAAAATTAATATAAATAATATAGAGGGTGGAAACAATGGTAGAAATGAGTGA
- a CDS encoding TIGR00375 family protein — MIANVDLHIHSRFSGGTSKDMNIENILKYGKLKGLNIIGTGDCTHPEYLKEIKEYKDRELILTTEIEDKDRVHHLILLPSISKAEELRESLKKFSKNIDTEGRPKVNIGGKELLEIVKEIGGLIGPAHSFTPWTSVYKSFNSIYECYEKKPDFVELGLSADTDMADMVPELRDLPFLSNSDAHSYHPHRLGREFNQIEVDYIGGVEDNFEEIKKAITHNKILANYGLDPKLGKYHLTACSKCHTRFKLEDAKKYHWKCPKCGGCIKKGVLSRVEELSDGKIEHPKFRPPYYRIIPLAEIVSLTLNKGIFTKTVQSLWEEFIKKYGNEIEVLINANIEELSKINPKVAETIKRFREGRIYIYPGGGGEYGKISFKPQKINWYKEEITLDRWLK, encoded by the coding sequence ATGATTGCTAATGTGGATTTACACATACATTCAAGATTTTCTGGAGGAACATCAAAAGATATGAATATAGAGAATATATTAAAGTATGGAAAGTTGAAAGGATTAAACATTATTGGAACTGGTGATTGCACACATCCAGAGTATTTAAAGGAGATAAAAGAGTATAAAGACAGAGAACTAATTTTAACAACTGAAATTGAAGATAAAGATAGAGTTCATCATCTCATTTTACTACCTTCAATAAGTAAGGCAGAAGAACTTAGAGAAAGTTTAAAAAAATTCTCTAAGAATATTGACACAGAAGGTAGACCTAAAGTAAATATTGGCGGAAAAGAGTTATTAGAGATTGTTAAAGAAATTGGTGGTTTGATAGGACCTGCACATTCTTTTACGCCGTGGACATCAGTTTATAAGTCATTTAATTCAATATATGAGTGTTATGAAAAAAAACCAGATTTTGTTGAACTCGGTTTATCGGCAGATACTGATATGGCAGATATGGTTCCTGAACTTAGAGATTTGCCATTTTTGTCAAATTCAGATGCTCATTCCTATCATCCACACAGATTGGGTAGAGAATTTAATCAAATAGAGGTTGATTATATAGGTGGAGTTGAAGATAACTTTGAAGAAATAAAGAAAGCTATAACTCACAACAAAATTTTAGCAAATTATGGATTAGACCCAAAATTAGGAAAGTATCATTTAACTGCCTGTTCTAAATGCCATACAAGGTTTAAGTTGGAGGATGCTAAAAAATACCATTGGAAATGCCCAAAATGTGGAGGATGTATAAAGAAAGGAGTTTTAAGTAGGGTTGAAGAGTTAAGTGATGGAAAAATAGAACATCCTAAATTTAGACCTCCATATTATAGAATAATTCCATTGGCAGAGATTGTAAGTTTGACTCTCAACAAAGGAATATTTACAAAAACTGTTCAAAGTTTATGGGAAGAATTTATTAAAAAATATGGTAATGAGATAGAAGTATTGATAAATGCAAATATTGAGGAATTATCTAAAATTAACCCAAAAGTGGCTGAAACTATAAAGAGGTTTAGAGAGGGAAGAATATATATCTATCCAGGTGGCGGTGGAGAATATGGTAAAATATCATTCAAACCACAAAAAATTAATTGGTATAAGGAGGAGATAACATTAGATAGATGGCTAAAATAG
- a CDS encoding 50S ribosomal protein L21e — protein MVEMSEGFRRKTRKKLSKHPRERGLYPITRALKEYKEGDYVHIVIDPSVHKGMPHPRFHGRTGIVVGKQGRAFIVKVRDGGKYKHIIAYPQHLRPATA, from the coding sequence ATGGTAGAAATGAGTGAAGGATTTAGAAGAAAAACAAGAAAGAAGTTATCAAAACATCCAAGAGAAAGAGGTTTATATCCAATAACAAGAGCTTTAAAGGAGTATAAGGAGGGAGATTATGTCCATATTGTTATAGATCCATCAGTCCATAAAGGAATGCCTCACCCAAGATTCCACGGAAGAACAGGAATTGTTGTTGGAAAACAAGGTAGAGCGTTTATTGTAAAAGTTAGAGATGGAGGAAAATACAAACATATAATTGCCTATCCACAGCACTTAAGACCAGCAACCGCATAA
- the guaA gene encoding glutamine-hydrolyzing GMP synthase: protein MFNPQKFIEESVEDIKKQIGNRKAIIALSGGVDSSVAAVLTHKAIGENLTAVFVDTGLMRKGEREEVEKTFRDKLGLNLIVVDAKDRFLNALKGVTDPEEKRKIIGKLFIEVFEEIAEKIKAEVLVQGTIAPDWIETKGNIKSHHNVALPHGMVLEVVEPLRELYKDEVRLLAKELGLPDSIVYRQPFPGPGLAVRVLGEVTEEKLEICREANAIVEEEVKKANLDKDLWQYFAVVLDCKATGVKGDVREYNWIVALRMVKSLDAMTAHVPELPFDLLKRISKRITSEIPNVARVVFDITDKPPATIEFE from the coding sequence ATGTTCAATCCGCAGAAATTTATCGAAGAGTCAGTTGAAGATATAAAAAAACAGATTGGAAATAGAAAAGCTATAATTGCTTTAAGTGGTGGAGTTGATAGTTCAGTAGCGGCTGTATTAACTCATAAGGCTATTGGTGAGAATCTAACCGCTGTATTTGTAGACACTGGCTTAATGAGAAAGGGAGAGAGGGAAGAAGTTGAAAAAACATTTAGAGATAAGTTAGGATTAAATTTAATAGTTGTTGATGCGAAAGATAGATTTTTAAATGCTTTAAAAGGAGTTACAGACCCAGAAGAAAAAAGAAAAATTATTGGAAAATTATTCATTGAAGTTTTTGAAGAAATTGCTGAAAAAATTAAGGCAGAGGTTTTAGTTCAGGGAACTATTGCTCCAGATTGGATTGAAACTAAAGGAAATATAAAGAGTCATCATAATGTAGCTTTACCTCATGGAATGGTTTTAGAGGTTGTAGAGCCATTAAGAGAGTTATATAAAGATGAAGTTAGATTGTTAGCAAAAGAACTTGGTTTGCCAGATAGTATTGTATATAGACAACCATTCCCTGGGCCAGGATTGGCTGTAAGAGTTTTAGGAGAAGTTACTGAGGAAAAGTTAGAAATATGTAGAGAGGCTAATGCAATAGTTGAAGAAGAAGTTAAAAAAGCTAATTTAGATAAAGATTTATGGCAATATTTTGCTGTAGTTTTAGATTGTAAGGCTACTGGAGTTAAAGGAGATGTTAGGGAATACAATTGGATTGTTGCTTTAAGGATGGTTAAATCTTTAGATGCTATGACAGCCCACGTCCCTGAACTACCTTTTGATTTATTAAAGAGAATTAGTAAAAGGATAACTTCTGAAATTCCAAATGTAGCAAGAGTTGTATTTGATATAACTGACAAACCTCCAGCAACTATTGAATTTGAATAA
- a CDS encoding DUF655 domain-containing protein, translating into MVRGQYKKEMRFPKKNKPQKFENYAWVLDYLPYGYPDKPDEPIVQGLGEYQFLLMEMIPKPDVDIQLGERVYIGRGKRDKIDHVRRMIKYDHLTPTAKAELLYVIMEAVKMQEPRFIRFLNECPPITTKLHTLELLPEIKTKYMWKIIEEREAKKFESFEDFKERVGKDPIRIIAKRIEKELSDDKKDKYYLFVKWKKGIILDEKNMAYYLKE; encoded by the coding sequence ATGGTTAGAGGACAATATAAAAAAGAAATGAGATTTCCTAAAAAAAACAAGCCACAAAAATTTGAAAACTATGCATGGGTTTTAGATTATCTACCTTATGGTTATCCAGATAAACCTGACGAGCCTATTGTTCAAGGACTTGGCGAATATCAATTTTTATTAATGGAGATGATTCCAAAGCCTGATGTTGATATTCAATTGGGTGAAAGAGTCTATATTGGTAGAGGAAAAAGAGACAAAATAGACCATGTAAGAAGAATGATAAAATATGATCATTTAACACCAACTGCTAAGGCAGAACTATTATATGTTATTATGGAAGCTGTAAAGATGCAGGAACCAAGATTTATAAGATTTTTAAATGAATGCCCGCCAATTACTACAAAATTACATACATTGGAGCTATTACCTGAAATTAAGACAAAATACATGTGGAAAATAATTGAAGAGAGAGAAGCAAAAAAATTTGAAAGTTTTGAAGATTTTAAGGAAAGAGTGGGTAAAGACCCTATAAGAATTATAGCTAAAAGAATAGAAAAAGAACTGTCAGATGATAAAAAAGATAAATATTACTTATTTGTAAAGTGGAAAAAGGGAATAATATTGGATGAAAAAAATATGGCATATTATTTAAAAGAATGA
- the hisA gene encoding 1-(5-phosphoribosyl)-5-[(5-phosphoribosylamino)methylideneamino]imidazole-4-carboxamide isomerase, protein MIVIPAVDLKDKKCVQLIQGDPNKKHLEINNPVEVAKKFVNEGAEYLHIIDLDAALGSGNNRDIIKEIVKSVNVPVEVGGGIRSLEVAKELINMGVDRIILGTKAILEPDFVDILTNEIGRDKIVLAVECKNGKVAVKGWKETIDKTPIQVIKEFEDKVGYILFTNVDVEGLLKGINIDIVKDLVENTDIPIIYSGGVTTLKDIEILKDIGVYGVVIGSALYKGYINLKEVIKLLELEIERKL, encoded by the coding sequence ATGATAGTAATTCCAGCAGTTGATTTAAAAGACAAAAAATGCGTTCAATTAATTCAAGGGGATCCAAATAAAAAGCATTTAGAAATTAATAATCCTGTGGAAGTTGCAAAAAAGTTTGTTAATGAAGGGGCTGAGTATTTGCATATTATAGATTTAGATGCCGCATTAGGAAGTGGGAATAATAGAGACATTATTAAGGAGATTGTAAAATCTGTCAATGTCCCCGTAGAAGTTGGAGGGGGTATAAGGAGTTTAGAAGTTGCTAAAGAATTAATAAATATGGGAGTTGATAGAATTATATTAGGAACTAAGGCAATTTTAGAGCCAGATTTTGTAGATATTTTAACTAATGAGATTGGTAGAGATAAAATTGTTTTGGCAGTTGAATGTAAAAATGGTAAAGTGGCAGTTAAAGGTTGGAAAGAGACAATAGATAAAACTCCAATTCAAGTTATTAAAGAATTTGAAGATAAAGTAGGATATATTTTATTTACAAATGTTGATGTTGAAGGATTATTGAAGGGAATTAATATAGATATAGTTAAAGATTTAGTTGAAAATACAGATATTCCAATTATTTATTCTGGTGGGGTTACAACATTAAAAGATATTGAGATTTTAAAAGATATTGGAGTTTATGGAGTAGTTATAGGCTCTGCTCTTTATAAGGGATATATTAATTTAAAAGAGGTAATAAAGTTATTAGAATTAGAAATTGAACGTAAATTATAA
- a CDS encoding phosphomannomutase/phosphoglucomutase: MVFKAYDIRGVYGKDLDEKFAYSLGKCLGNKYEDKNILVGNDVRIGSKKLLPYFIVGLKEHSNVYYAGTISTPLMYFGTKDKYDLGVILTASHNPPEYTGFKMCDKNAIPISPIEEIKPIFKEYELNDKIKLEAENLNLEDFRVDIIKDYKKFFLNRCSSSDIKIAVDFANGSTTIAEKEILSELFENAIFINDYPDGNFPSHQPDTLKMECLKDIIKAVKENNCDLGLIFDGDGDRLGIVDENGDVLRGDILTAIIAKEILKEKPKSKIVYDLRCSKIVPEIIKMYGGIPIKSRVGHYFIKKLMHEIDAEFAGELSNHFYFKEIGYFESPLLALNYILKAMEEENKKLSELNKVYNQYSHSGEINFKVRDQKYIMEKIKEHFKNCKIEELDGISVYCKDFWFNLRPSNTEPLLRLNLEADNENIMKERVEEIKNLIEKFNRELL; the protein is encoded by the coding sequence ATGGTATTTAAGGCGTATGATATCAGAGGAGTTTATGGTAAAGATTTAGATGAAAAATTTGCATACTCCTTAGGAAAATGCTTAGGAAATAAATATGAAGATAAAAATATATTAGTTGGAAACGATGTAAGGATTGGTTCTAAAAAACTACTACCTTACTTTATTGTAGGTTTAAAGGAACATTCAAATGTGTATTATGCTGGAACAATATCTACACCATTAATGTATTTTGGAACTAAGGATAAATATGATTTAGGAGTAATATTGACAGCCTCTCACAATCCACCAGAATATACTGGATTTAAGATGTGTGATAAAAACGCTATTCCAATATCTCCAATTGAGGAAATTAAGCCAATATTTAAAGAGTATGAGTTAAATGATAAGATAAAATTAGAAGCAGAAAATCTAAATTTGGAAGATTTTAGAGTAGATATTATAAAAGATTATAAAAAGTTTTTTTTAAATAGGTGTAGTTCATCAGATATAAAAATAGCAGTTGATTTTGCAAATGGCTCTACAACAATTGCTGAAAAAGAAATATTATCAGAATTATTTGAAAATGCTATTTTTATAAATGACTATCCAGATGGGAATTTTCCAAGTCATCAGCCAGACACTTTAAAGATGGAATGTTTAAAAGATATAATAAAGGCTGTTAAAGAAAATAACTGTGATTTAGGATTAATTTTTGATGGAGATGGGGATAGATTAGGAATTGTTGATGAAAATGGAGATGTATTAAGAGGGGATATTTTAACTGCAATAATAGCAAAAGAAATTTTAAAAGAAAAGCCAAAATCTAAGATTGTCTATGATTTAAGATGCTCCAAAATAGTTCCAGAAATTATTAAAATGTATGGTGGCATACCAATAAAGAGTAGGGTAGGGCATTACTTTATTAAAAAGTTAATGCACGAAATAGATGCAGAATTTGCTGGAGAGTTGAGTAATCATTTCTACTTTAAAGAAATTGGATATTTTGAAAGTCCTTTATTAGCTTTAAACTATATTTTAAAGGCTATGGAAGAAGAAAATAAAAAATTATCTGAATTAAATAAAGTATATAATCAATATTCGCATAGTGGTGAAATAAACTTTAAAGTAAGAGACCAAAAATATATAATGGAAAAAATAAAAGAACACTTTAAAAATTGCAAAATTGAAGAATTGGATGGAATTTCAGTTTATTGTAAAGATTTCTGGTTTAATTTAAGACCATCTAATACAGAACCTTTACTAAGACTAAACTTAGAGGCTGACAATGAAAATATAATGAAGGAGAGGGTAGAAGAAATTAAAAACCTTATTGAGAAATTTAATAGAGAACTATTGTAA
- a CDS encoding RNA polymerase Rpb4 family protein — MIGKKILRERYVTISEALEIMNERAQIGELSYEQGCALDYLQKFTKLDKEAAKKLVEELKSLGVDEKTAVKIADILPEDIDDLKAIYYKRDLPENAEEILNTVKKYL, encoded by the coding sequence ATGATTGGTAAAAAAATTTTAAGAGAGAGATATGTAACGATCTCTGAGGCATTAGAAATTATGAATGAAAGGGCACAAATTGGAGAACTGTCTTATGAACAAGGATGTGCATTAGATTATTTACAAAAATTTACTAAGTTAGATAAAGAGGCCGCAAAAAAATTAGTTGAAGAATTAAAATCATTAGGAGTAGATGAAAAGACAGCAGTGAAAATAGCAGATATTTTACCTGAAGATATAGATGATTTGAAGGCAATATACTACAAAAGAGACCTTCCAGAAAATGCTGAAGAAATTCTAAACACTGTTAAAAAATACCTTTAA
- a CDS encoding UPF0058 family protein, giving the protein MDKEQLMKLHQFFVYVVKEISEDNNLNKDCDELLKLYEMLDIRPHHIHRLKNEQKAAILLLSAYVAKFLANNLDNVPENLSKKLKENAIKHLIICKKEDILKKIGALENDDVKIEKENEEKIKE; this is encoded by the coding sequence ATGGACAAAGAACAGTTAATGAAACTACATCAATTTTTTGTTTATGTTGTAAAAGAAATTAGTGAAGATAATAATTTAAATAAAGATTGTGATGAATTACTTAAATTGTATGAAATGTTAGATATTAGACCGCATCATATTCATAGACTTAAAAATGAGCAAAAGGCGGCAATATTGCTATTATCTGCCTATGTAGCTAAATTTTTAGCTAATAATTTAGATAATGTGCCAGAAAATTTGTCAAAGAAACTTAAAGAGAATGCTATTAAACACTTAATTATTTGTAAAAAAGAAGATATATTAAAAAAGATTGGTGCCTTAGAAAATGATGATGTTAAAATAGAAAAGGAGAATGAAGAAAAAATAAAAGAATAA
- a CDS encoding 2-amino-3,7-dideoxy-D-threo-hept-6-ulosonate synthase, with protein MELFADIKNLGKLVRLERIFNKNSERTVIVPMDHGVSNGPIKGLIDMKKTVNDVAEGGANAVLLHKGIVRHGHRGYGKDIGLIIHLSAGTSISPNPLKKVIVTTVEEAIRMGADAVSVHVNVGSDEDWEAYRDLGMIAETCEYWGMPLIAMMYPRGKHIKNERDPELVAHAARLGAELGADIIKTSYTGDIDSFRNVVKGCPAPVVVAGGPKTNTDEEFLQMIKDAIDAGAVGVAVGRNIFQHDDVVGITRAVCKIVHENADVEEALKEIKRK; from the coding sequence ATGGAATTATTTGCAGATATTAAAAATCTTGGAAAACTTGTAAGGTTGGAAAGGATTTTCAACAAAAATAGTGAAAGAACAGTAATAGTTCCAATGGATCACGGAGTGTCAAATGGTCCAATTAAGGGATTAATAGATATGAAGAAAACTGTAAATGATGTAGCTGAAGGAGGAGCTAATGCAGTTCTATTACATAAAGGAATTGTTAGACATGGTCATAGAGGCTATGGCAAAGATATTGGATTAATTATTCACCTATCAGCTGGAACTTCAATATCTCCAAATCCATTAAAGAAAGTTATTGTTACAACAGTTGAAGAAGCTATTAGAATGGGAGCAGATGCTGTTTCAGTTCATGTAAATGTAGGTTCAGATGAAGACTGGGAAGCATACAGAGATTTGGGAATGATAGCAGAGACATGTGAATACTGGGGAATGCCTCTAATTGCTATGATGTACCCAAGAGGAAAACATATTAAAAATGAGAGAGATCCTGAATTAGTTGCTCATGCAGCAAGATTAGGGGCGGAGTTAGGAGCAGATATAATTAAAACAAGTTATACAGGAGATATCGATTCATTTAGAAATGTAGTTAAGGGATGTCCAGCTCCAGTAGTAGTTGCAGGAGGTCCAAAAACTAATACTGATGAAGAATTTTTACAAATGATAAAAGATGCCATAGATGCAGGAGCTGTAGGAGTTGCTGTTGGAAGGAATATATTCCAACACGATGATGTCGTAGGGATAACGAGGGCTGTTTGTAAGATTGTCCATGAAAATGCTGATGTTGAAGAGGCTTTAAAAGAGATTAAGAGGAAATAA
- the rimI gene encoding ribosomal protein S18-alanine N-acetyltransferase — MIIRKFTTKDLEDVEEIERESFKNPYPTELVLGLWAMYPNCFYVAEINGKVVGYILGSMDWGNGHIVSLAVKKEFRGKGIGKSLLKTLEDYYFNVANCNYIVLEVRVSNIIARKFYYKMGYKDRRLLPKYYEDGEDAILMIKKKPNAKGVLIISLW, encoded by the coding sequence ATGATAATTAGAAAATTTACGACCAAAGATTTAGAAGATGTTGAAGAAATAGAAAGAGAATCTTTTAAAAATCCATATCCTACTGAATTAGTTTTAGGATTATGGGCTATGTATCCAAACTGTTTTTATGTTGCCGAAATTAATGGAAAAGTTGTTGGCTATATATTAGGAAGTATGGATTGGGGTAATGGGCATATCGTTTCTCTTGCTGTAAAAAAAGAGTTTAGGGGCAAAGGAATAGGTAAGAGTTTATTAAAAACTTTGGAAGATTACTATTTTAATGTGGCAAACTGTAATTATATTGTCTTAGAGGTTAGAGTTTCCAACATTATCGCAAGAAAATTTTATTATAAAATGGGTTATAAAGATAGAAGATTACTTCCAAAATATTATGAAGATGGAGAAGATGCCATATTGATGATAAAAAAGAAACCAAATGCTAAAGGAGTGTTAATAATCTCATTATGGTGA
- the amrB gene encoding AmmeMemoRadiSam system protein B: MVNIRYPAVAGMFYPSHPDELIELIEQCYLHKFGPKSMPVHGSYKKPIGILCPHAGYIYSGPVMAHSYYELSKRVDNLENITAVILGPNHTGLGSGVSVMDGIWKTPLGDVKCDEEFVEELWRKCEIVDLDETAHLNEHSIEVQLPFLKHLELLNIAKFKIVPICMMFQDYETAVEVGYFIAKIAKELNRRVIIIASSDLSHYEPQEIASKKDAIVIKHILEMNEKDLYEDVINYNISMCGYGPVIAMLRAMKILGATKSELLCYYTSGDITGDYSSVVGYASAIVE, from the coding sequence ATGGTTAATATAAGATATCCCGCAGTTGCTGGTATGTTTTATCCATCTCATCCTGATGAACTTATTGAATTAATTGAACAGTGCTATTTGCATAAGTTTGGACCAAAATCTATGCCAGTTCATGGAAGTTATAAAAAACCTATTGGAATACTTTGTCCTCACGCAGGATATATATACTCTGGTCCAGTAATGGCACATTCATATTATGAACTATCAAAAAGAGTAGACAACCTTGAAAATATTACCGCTGTTATTTTAGGACCTAATCATACTGGTTTAGGTTCAGGAGTTAGTGTAATGGATGGGATTTGGAAAACTCCTTTGGGAGATGTAAAATGTGACGAGGAATTTGTTGAAGAGCTTTGGAGAAAATGTGAAATTGTTGATTTAGATGAAACTGCTCATTTGAATGAGCATTCTATTGAGGTTCAATTGCCATTTTTAAAGCACTTGGAATTGTTAAACATTGCTAAGTTTAAAATAGTTCCAATATGTATGATGTTTCAAGATTATGAAACAGCAGTTGAGGTTGGATATTTTATAGCTAAGATTGCCAAAGAGTTAAATAGAAGAGTTATAATAATTGCCTCTTCAGATCTAAGCCATTATGAACCGCAAGAAATAGCTTCAAAAAAGGATGCTATAGTAATTAAACACATATTGGAAATGAATGAAAAAGACCTATATGAAGATGTTATAAACTATAATATATCAATGTGTGGATATGGACCAGTAATAGCAATGTTAAGAGCTATGAAAATTTTAGGAGCCACAAAATCAGAGTTATTATGTTATTATACTTCTGGGGATATTACTGGAGACTATTCCTCAGTTGTAGGTTATGCATCAGCAATAGTTGAATAA